AGACTTTAAGCCACCCCCACTCTGCTGGCCTCCAGTTTGAGGACTTGTTGCCTGAATAAGGAACCAAGACAGTTAAATCAGAACATAAAGTTTAAGAAACTTTCTGCAACCAATATTGTAGGACAATGCAATTTGAGTATCCCTCAAaaggagaaagaaaggaaagaGTAACAAAGAAAGCATCACATACCCTATTTAACATGGACTGCTCGGCTTCATGAGCCTTTTTGGAAGATCGACCTTTCAGCTCCTCTTCACGCCGCTGTCTATCCATCCTGGAAGAATGATCAAAAGAAACAACTATAAGAATATTCAATATGACCATCAAGAAaggaaaaatcaaattaattctGTATTACAAAAAGCCAACTAAACacaataaatatagaaaaagtaAATTTGATAATCAACTCATTTTCTTCCACTACCTCTGCACAATTAGAAACCAACAAaagtaaacaaataaaagatCAAACTAATTTTATTATCAATATACTTTCTCCTACTATTTCTCAAAAATCTAAAGAAAGGCAGATAAAAACTGCAAATGGTCCAGAACTGAATCAAATTGCTAAGCATACCGCCTCTGCACCAATCGGATAAAATGTTGGGGAGGAACAAATGCGCGTTCCATGTCAACAAGTGCTACTACCATATTTTTTGCATTAGTTTTGTAGCTTTCAAGAGCAGTTGAGGCAACCGCTATGACCTACACATGAAGCAGAAATATATTCTATGACTCAGAAGAAACAATTAGCATAATATTAACTGTTGAAATCTATAGCTCCATCTCAATCATGTACCTCTCGCTTAAATGGAGGATATCTTCCAAGGCCTGGTGTGGCATTCGCAGCAGCTGTTACGATATCAACAAGTACCCTGTGCACCTATTCACATGATTGTAAATATTGTAGCCTTGTTGTATGCAGAAGAGTGACATTGcatgaaaaaaatggaaaagggGGTAGAAACAAAACCATGTGGAGCAAACACCAAGGTGCAAGTTACAAAATTCAGATAAAAAGATATAATTTCCATCAAGTTCAATATCCAAGAAAGGTCTGACTTCTGATCTGAGAAAGACGGCACTTTAATCTTGGATCATAATTAGGACATCATCCAACAGACAAAGAAATTATTCAAGGCATACCTCATCAACACAAAGACGTGAAGGTTCTTTAGCAAGCTCCAAAACACCCTTTATTAAAGATCTCAGCCCTTTCTCAGGAGATATAAGATAAGGTTGATAACCGTCAGCTTCAAGAACAATCTGGAGAGATTTACAAGAGTAAAAGAGCAAAAAATAAGACTTCAGATCATATCATTGTTGAGATGATGTAGAAAGCATACCCTCTTTATGTTATTGATGTCGAAATGTCTATCTAAAGGCAATTGCTTGATTCTATTGGGGAAATTTCCTTCAAAACTAGCAACAACTTTCCATCCAAAACCCTGCAAAGAATTGACTAATTCTTTTAAAGTGGGTGCCCATGGATGAACCATTGACGCTCCATCTATTGATCTTGTTTTAACTGACCCAGATAGTGTACAGCATATATAACACATTAAAAATATAAGATAAGTTAGATGCATTTATGTGTCACAAAGATAAGCTGGAGGAATTTGTCCTTCCAATTCAAGTTAAAAATGTTAATCAATACTACAATTGCAGGGCTAATCAGAAAATTGCTTTAATCATATCTCACCTCCCCAGTTGTGATGTGCTGGAGGAATCTGTCCTCAAATTCACGGCAAAGCTCCAAAGCTAAAGCCTTTGTACCCTCAGAGCTGTGAACCATCTGCTCACCAAGTCTGACTAGTTCATCCTGTACTATTTGGGACTTACCCTGGAGCCTTCAGGAAATGCAGAATAGGTACACGGTCAATATATGTATTCAATACTCGAACAAACTAATGGAGAAAGAGTAGTTTTTTAGTATCCATAATCAAATTACATAATGAGAAAATCATGTATCAGGGCGAACCAATCTTCTATGGGAGGGGTAAATCATAATAGAACCATTTCACTAAGTGTGCAATCAGAAATTTGGCAGATAGAGGCATATTCTAGCAGCATTTCATAAGTCTCAGACAATGTTTGAGCAAGTGACAAAATGTCACATGCTTTAAGAAAAATACAACAGTTACACcagtaaaaatgaaaaaaaaccaAGAAAAAGCAATGTAAAATATAGACGTATGATTTGACTCCAAAACAAATGTTGAAAGAAGAAAATGTCTATGACATCTAATCTTTGTACAAAACAAAATAGCCACATTGTGGATGACACAGTAGCCACATTGTGGACGAAACAGGTTTTAATAAAATGGTTAGTAGTGTATGAGTGGAGTAAGGGTCTCACTATATGGTGAAAATTGTGAGCTGTGTGGATACTACAACTACAAAAGGAAAGTGGCAAAGTTTTTGCAGACGGAACGAAAAAGAAAGTTGTCACAATTTTTGCgtaaacggagggagtagatgtCATCATGGGATAGATAAATCATTTTCCAGATGGAGAAAAATACTAGTTATGTTCATCAACTTCATCTTAGGAAAAACATTAAGTATTCACTATGTGGCTTACAGAAATAGAACATGTCTTCAAGATATATTAGTACAAGTGGTAAACCAAGGACAAGAAGCTTGAAGCAATATCATACCCAGATAGAAGGTTAGGAAGTCTAACTTTCATACGACTTCGGATCTGTTGAGCCAGGGTCTCTACCAAGGCTACTCGCCCAAGCTTGCTTTGAGGGGCTCCAGTCAGTATAGATTTCAAACTTTCAGTCTCTGCTCGCCATGCAGTTTCTAAGGAATTATCGGCACCAACGCTCCCCGATTGTGAGGATGCTATAGAGACAGATTGACCAATCAAAGCAACCCATGGAATATCAGATGTACTTCGGGGTCCTTGGTTCGATAAAAGAGCCTGCACAGCAGCTAGGACTTTTGGTTCTGAAGATGCTTGATCTATCTTGCTAATAACTCCAACAGTTCTCGTAACTAAGAAATAGAAACATAGGTTGATCACATATAGGTACAAAACTGGACGGAAGACGGAACTCTTTTATATTTCTTCCTAGTTTTTACTTTTCTGGAATGTTATAAATCATGAAGAGAAACAGAGCAAACCCACATTCTCCGTCAAGCTCCTTTGCAATTCTGATTGCTTTAGCTGAGGCCACTTCCGGGGCCTGGGAAGCAGGTATCACAACCAATAATATTGCATCACTGCGTTCAGCGTATTGACTCTGTAAGGGAGGAAAATGGGCTATCAGGATAATAAACTACAAGTTTCTGTGTCTAAAAGAAAATACTCAAATTCAGTCTAATGGATGTCCTTAATTAATCCTTACCAGTGGATCATCAAGACTCCCCTTATCCACTCCAGGCAAATCTATCAATTTCAATGGGGGAGCTGGAAGACAATAGATAACTAATATAAACATTCAAGGTACTCTAAGCTCAACAAGTAGAAGCAACAGCATGGAAAAGACCCAGAAACAAATaggtaaaaataataatttccatAGACATACCTGTACTGGTTTGAAGTTTTAAATATATCTCATCTCGACTCTTGCCTGAACTCTTGCTCAATCTGTCCTGTAATGAATGCCGGAGAGCACCTATGACAGTTCAAAAGATGAAAAGGATGGACTCCGAGTGATCAGACAACCAAGATAGTATAGAATTCTTTTTTTATGGTCTGTGAATAGAATGCCTACTGGCTCCTAACTTTGCATTACACTTAAAAGTTCAGTAAAAGGCCTCACTTGCAGAAACTTGCTGTGATTTACTATCAATCTGCAGAATGATTGATTTACTGCTCATGGAGGCATCCCTTGTTAAATCAACAACTATGGGAGCACGAGTAGCACCACCTTCACCAGTTGGCTGTAGAATTAAGGTTAATAAGAAGGAAGCGCTTATTCTTATGTTAATATATAACAGATGATCATGAGTAAGAGCTCATGACACTCACCAACGCAGGATGCCCGATTAGACTATTTAACACAGCAGACTTACCTGCGCCCTGATAAAAATGTCTCAGTCAGAAGATATCCCATGACAAAGACAACATAAATACAGGCAAACCAGTAAGTCATGAAGTTAAAAGGTAACAATTTTATATCAGCCCCTACATGTTCACCCTAGTAAGAATGTAAGGCCAatcttggtatgatggaatgaaGGAGGGAATGGAATGGTCCTACTTCCATTCCATTCTTTTGAATGGTataatggaatggaatgatCATGTGATAGAATGGGGAAGAGAATGGAATGGAAATGCAAAGGAATTGTTATTCCATTCCTAACTTTATTCGATTCCACCCTCAttcattccatcataccaagaaggGCCTAAGGTGCTAGCCTAccttgaaattttaatttaagcACATTGAGTCATTAAACtccaaaaataaattagttgAATAGACCTTGAGTAGATGTGCCATCGGCTAAAGCACGAGACCAAGGATCATCTGATTCGATGGTACGACCTCAATAAGAAAAAGTCCCACTAGAAGTTCCTACTTCTCCACTCCCCAGAATCTAATCATACACAACTGAAGCGCACATACATGGACAAATCAGGGACATAACCATCTGATAACAAACTTTTAGATCTTCACTGGCATTTTCTGACCTTATATTAAAGTCCTTGTCATAATTTAACACAGAGTATGTGCTATCAGTTTAGTTACGGGCTTGCTAAgaagaaataaagaaacatATGTTCATGTTCATGCTTTTCACATTTAAGTTTCATGGAACGTGATCATGCTCATACTTGAGTATTCAAATTTGGAAGAAGCAAAATGAAAATCCATAAACTCAAAGCTGTATATCAGTACCTTTAAGGAGTTACAGAAGGTTCAGAAGTAAAGAGGAAATGTGATATCTTGAGAATTTCTGAAAATTCATCGTAAAAATTTCTGGCCATGCAATTCAACCTACTAATATCTCatactcccccccccccccccccgccgTCCCACAAGAGTAggcactttcatttttagtctgtcccacaagagtatgtactttctaattttggaatctcttttctctctattgaggtgggactcattctccactaacaatactttaattagtttttctttttatctctctcttactttaccaattgtgcattaaaactcgtgttcaaccaaaagtgcatattcttgtgggacagagagagtaataTTTATATGTCTCTTGGGAGGTTTGAATGTTGACTATTTAGTAATGGAAGCTCCACAAATTATAAGAATATGGGTTGTAAAGAATGTGGACAAGAAAAAACAATACCATGAATGGCATAATGTGAGAAGTTATTTTATCCTACGATAGAATGACTCCATGACTCCTGTATAAATTCTGAAACTAAAGACATTAAGCTTGACATGAGAGTAAACATACATCTGAaaagttatactccctctgtccgacCATAAGCAAGTCACTTTCCTTTTGGGGGTGTCCCACCATAGGtgagtcattttcctttctaacatATAATAATACATTTCCTCTCTCAAACTTTATTCTCTTacctactttattcactcttcCCTgctctactttttctctctttccacttaacTCTTTAagtatcaatttcttaaatcccgtgcccaAAAGAAGCGCCTCACTTATGGCtggatagagggagtactataaatcATTTCAAATTCTAGATTTAGAATTTCAATAGTTTATGAATGCAtaaggaaaaaggtagagatagttcaaaattttcagcccaatTCAAACTGATTATGCTGATAAGCATAGCCGAAAATTAATGTGAGACCTCATCATGCTGAGAAATGAACACAGTTATTACCAACTTGGAGTGCCATAACATGCATCTAACATCTTGCATAGGACTCTTTACATGACTCAAATCATATAGAACACTGGGAAATTTCAGATGCGTCAAAATACTTCTCTAAGGTTGTAAACGAGGCAAAAGTTTTATCACTCCCTTCTGCTCATTAGAATTTGGAACTGAAGTTAACCTACCCATACCTTGGATAAATAAATGCTCATTCTAAAGGCACATCAGCTCTAACAACATAGAATTTATTTGTGTAGCTATCCAAATCTTCTTCAATACATGTAATTGGCAAAATTCATGATCTACGCAGTCCAGCTTCCGTATGAGATACAAAAGAAAGTTGAGCAGTTGAATGAAACATCCAAACACAAAAGAGCATATAACCCCCAACTATGAGATCACAGGTGCACAATCTAGATTCCAAATTCAAATAACAGATCACATTTCCAGATCCGATGTATTGCATAGCAACGAAGGTCTAAGTCACTTTCGAGTACGGGGCACAACGAAGCTGTGATTAGCCATACTCACAGTGTTTCCGAGAGCAACAACATTGAGGAAAGTGGAGGGGcgtttggaagaagaagcagacggCGTCTCATCCACGTCCTCGTCAGCAAGCAGCGCCGCCGCCTGCCGCATCGAATCGGAAAGCTGCGACAATTCCTCGATCGCGTCCATGGATGCCAGATAATCTCCTCCCGAGATATCAACGTCTCGGATGCAATTGAAACAATGAGTGACTGAACCAGCCGGATCGAAGCAGAAATGGCGGCAGATCCAACGGAATGGGAGGAGATCAAGTCAATCCGAGTCGGGTATCGAAGACTGTATCTATATGTGCATGTATAGATTAAGCAGAGATTAGGGTTTGAGCGTTGTTTGATTGTTTGTTTGGATTTGTGGAAATTATTTCTATATCGAAGACTGTATCTATATGTGCATGTATAGATTATCTGGCCATATCATTACTTATCTTAGTAACTTAGTTCACATATATTTGtgtagggtcatgatctatggcaaacacctcttaaccatataactagagaacaaatcatagccataagatcaaaaaaatcaagggctaatattaattttcgaatttaatgagatattagctacctcaatcacaaatttactccataataacaagtcaggggtatttTGGTCATTGCACagcgaattaaatccaatttcgAAAATTGAATTCAAACTGTGTCgcgtcttcttctcttcttctctcttctcctcttctcgtCGCAGTTGGCGGTGTCGCAGAAGAGAGTTTTGGTGGCGACAATGGCGGTTGCCGAAACCGTCTTCGCTCTCATCGGTAGCTCAGCCGCGCAGGAAGGTCCCGCACCGGCGCTGGCTTCCGTCGCCGTAGATGTAGCTTCGTTCGTCGTCGGCGCGGCGCTCAGgacctgagtttttattttactttctagGCTATGGCGGAgtgtgtatgtaatatatattgATTTGCGGTGTTTGGGGGTTTGGATCAGTTGAATTGCTGTGTTTGGGGtttttgaaattctttttcGGTTTGTAATATTCATTCGACATTTTTATGTGTGACTTCTAACAGTGTGTATCACACTATTAGATATTCATACTGTGCATTTGATGTTAATTAGGATAAGTAGTATAAAATTGCCATTTTCTCCAAATCGTATTGCCCGTAAGTTCTTACCAATTTTGatgttattattatattgatttcattacttattttgttgttgttgtttataCTATAAACTGCAGATTGATGCTTGCTTTGTGTGCTCACTTTAATTGGGAATTAAAACAGATGGATGTCAAAACTGCCTTTTTGCATGGTGATTTAGATAAACCTATCTACATGAAACAGCCTGAAGGCTTTGTTGATCCCAAGTTTCCCAATCATGTGTGTTTACTAAAAAAGGCTTTGTATGGTTTGAAACAATCTCCTAGGCAATGGAATATTAAGTTTAACAGTTGTATGCATAAATTGGGTTTTGTAAGAAGCACTTTTGATGCATGCTTGTATGTTAAGGATCTTGTTTCCCCTGTGCCTGTGTTCTTGTTactgtatgttgatgacatgcttaTTATGGGACCTTGTCTGAAAACTATAAAGTCTGTTCAGTCTGCTTTAAGTgagaattttgacatgaaggatttAGGTGATGCTCAGAAGATCTTAGGGATAAATATTTTCAGAGATAGGAAGGCTTCTACCCTTGTGTTGCATCAGGAACCTTATGTGGgcaaaattcttaaaaaatttaacatgtttgATTCAAAGCCTGTCTCTGTTCCTCTGGCTTCTCATTTTGTGTTGAGTAAAGATCAGTGTCCTCAAACCAAGTCTGATATTGATGCTATGAAGAAGATTCCTTATGCTAATGCAATTGGGTCTGTAATGTATTTGATGGTAAGTACTAGATctgatattgcctatgcagttTCATGCCTCAGTAGATATATGTCATATCCTGGATCTGTGCATTGGGAAGCTCTGAAATGGCTACTGAGATATCTCAAACATACTGCAAGATATGGATTGTGTTATTCTAAGTGTAAAGATGGTGTTTCTTTAACTGGTTTTGTGGATTCTAACTATGCTAATGACAGGGATAAGAGGAAGTCAACTACCTCCTATGTGTTTACTGTTTGCAGCTCTTGtatcagttggaagtctcaaTTGCAGCATATAGTGGCATTGTCCACTACAGAGTCATAGTACATTGCTATCACAGAAGCAATGAAAGAAGCAGTTTGGTTAAAGGGAGTTCTCACTGAGCTCAAATTTCTGAAGCTATCTCCCTCTGTGTTTTCTGATTCTCAGTCTGCAATACAGTTATGTAAAAACCCTGTCTTTCATGATAGAACTAAACATATTGATGTAAGGTTCCATTACATTAGGGACATAgtagaaaaaggtgaagttTTTCTGCATAAGGTGCACACTGATAAAAACCCTGCTCATATGGGTACAAAACCTTTGCCTGCTGAAAAACTTATTTTCTGCATCAAATTCCTGCATTTTGATTTAGGATAGTTGCATGTCCCGGGGATAAAAAGACCTCAGTCATCCTACCTTCCTTGGTAAAGCTGGTATGAGGACTGAGGCAAGAAGCCCTCCTAGACTAATGGGTTTAGTCCCTCTGGTGTCTGGAGGCAGTTTGGTGGTTCCCAAAAAGCCAGTGGACTTTGTCCTTTGGGGCTGAGGGGGCTGCCATATAGGCTGTGATGAATTAAACCTTAGCCGGTTGATACTAGCTGGTTTCACAGAATGgaagtccaaggtggagtatgttgaATATTGGTGGACTTCATTTGGGCCTGGTTTATTTGTAGCCCATGTGTATTGTAATTGGGCCTGACCCAATTCACTCACCTCTTACTCCTGGATGCCGCCACGTGCCCCTCTCACTCGGATCCTTGTCTCCAGCCGTTGGATCCAGGTTTGTGTTTGTTATGAGAGTGAGACCCTTGGTCTTTCTCATTTATTCTCAtattctcactctctctctactctcagACGCTCTCTCTGTTCTCTCACTCCCTCTCTTCTGTTCTTCTTCTCCGACGGTTCTCCGCCGGATTTCTGATGCTCTCTCACGGTTGAAAGTGTAGAGGAGCTTGCTACAGTAATTAGGGAGGCAACTACTTCGGTTGCTGAGTAGTTGGTGAACTAGGGTTTTGTTTTGGAGCGTGTTCTGTGAGGTCTTGTTTCTTGAACGGTTAGATCTGGTGTTTAGGGGTTGTGTTGGCCTGGAATCAGGAGTGTGAGGTGATTCACCGGTTGATTCGGCGGTACTCCTTTGGATCTGAGTTCTGGAGAATAGGCTGTATCATCGGCGGGTGTCTGAGCCGTTGATTGTTGTTT
This sequence is a window from Salvia splendens isolate huo1 chromosome 5, SspV2, whole genome shotgun sequence. Protein-coding genes within it:
- the LOC121805808 gene encoding dynamin-2A-like isoform X2, whose translation is MRRRLLLLPNAPPLSSMLLLSETLAQPTGEGGATRAPIVVDLTRDASMSSKSIILQIDSKSQQVSASALRHSLQDRLSKSSGKSRDEIYLKLQTSTAPPLKLIDLPGVDKGSLDDPLSQYAERSDAILLVVIPASQAPEVASAKAIRIAKELDGEFTRTVGVISKIDQASSEPKVLAAVQALLSNQGPRSTSDIPWVALIGQSVSIASSQSGSVGADNSLETAWRAETESLKSILTGAPQSKLGRVALVETLAQQIRSRMKVRLPNLLSGLQGKSQIVQDELVRLGEQMVHSSEGTKALALELCREFEDRFLQHITTGEGFGWKVVASFEGNFPNRIKQLPLDRHFDINNIKRIVLEADGYQPYLISPEKGLRSLIKGVLELAKEPSRLCVDEVHRVLVDIVTAAANATPGLGRYPPFKREVIAVASTALESYKTNAKNMVVALVDMERAFVPPQHFIRLVQRRMDRQRREEELKGRSSKKAHEAEQSMLNRATSPQTGGQQSGGGLKSMKDNKSSQQDKEKDVQDEPVLKVAGPEGEITAGFLLKKSTKNSGWSKRWFVLNEKTGKLGYTKKQEERHFRGVITLEECNLEEVSEEEESPPTKSSKDKKASGRDAGKGPNLAFKLTSRVQYKTVLKAHSAVVLKAESMQEKTEWLSKLRNVISSKGGQVKGETGPPMRQSLSDGSLDTMARRPADPEEELRWMAQEVRGYVEAVLNSLAANVPKAVVLCQVEMAKEDMLNKLYISVSAQSTARIEELLLEDQNVKRRRERHQKQSALLSKLTRNLSIHDNRAAAASSFSNNGAENSPTATGPSSGDDWRMAFDAAANGPSDSYGDSRSNGHSRRYSDPPQNGDVSSGANSGSRRTPNRLPPAPPSSSSSYRS
- the LOC121805808 gene encoding dynamin-2A-like isoform X1; the encoded protein is MDAIEELSQLSDSMRQAAALLADEDVDETPSASSSKRPSTFLNVVALGNTGAGKSAVLNSLIGHPALPTGEGGATRAPIVVDLTRDASMSSKSIILQIDSKSQQVSASALRHSLQDRLSKSSGKSRDEIYLKLQTSTAPPLKLIDLPGVDKGSLDDPLSQYAERSDAILLVVIPASQAPEVASAKAIRIAKELDGEFTRTVGVISKIDQASSEPKVLAAVQALLSNQGPRSTSDIPWVALIGQSVSIASSQSGSVGADNSLETAWRAETESLKSILTGAPQSKLGRVALVETLAQQIRSRMKVRLPNLLSGLQGKSQIVQDELVRLGEQMVHSSEGTKALALELCREFEDRFLQHITTGEGFGWKVVASFEGNFPNRIKQLPLDRHFDINNIKRIVLEADGYQPYLISPEKGLRSLIKGVLELAKEPSRLCVDEVHRVLVDIVTAAANATPGLGRYPPFKREVIAVASTALESYKTNAKNMVVALVDMERAFVPPQHFIRLVQRRMDRQRREEELKGRSSKKAHEAEQSMLNRATSPQTGGQQSGGGLKSMKDNKSSQQDKEKDVQDEPVLKVAGPEGEITAGFLLKKSTKNSGWSKRWFVLNEKTGKLGYTKKQEERHFRGVITLEECNLEEVSEEEESPPTKSSKDKKASGRDAGKGPNLAFKLTSRVQYKTVLKAHSAVVLKAESMQEKTEWLSKLRNVISSKGGQVKGETGPPMRQSLSDGSLDTMARRPADPEEELRWMAQEVRGYVEAVLNSLAANVPKAVVLCQVEMAKEDMLNKLYISVSAQSTARIEELLLEDQNVKRRRERHQKQSALLSKLTRNLSIHDNRAAAASSFSNNGAENSPTATGPSSGDDWRMAFDAAANGPSDSYGDSRSNGHSRRYSDPPQNGDVSSGANSGSRRTPNRLPPAPPSSSSSYRS